The following is a genomic window from Caldicellulosiruptor danielii.
TCTTTGTAGTCCTCAAATTTGTAATCATTAAATTTATGATCATCATTACTAAACGGTCGTCCTATCTTCTTTTCCCAAAACCCATAATGTGTTTTGCCTAAATTGAATAGCAGTGCACCAATTTCGGCTTTTAGTATCTCATCTCTGTTTTCTTTCAAAAGCCCCAGAACATTTTGGCTCATTTTACCTCACTCCAGTGTAGTTGCTTTTTTTATTCATTCCTATGATAAAGGTATTACTTCCCAATCTTTATTCAGTATATTATCCATTATTTCTTCATCATACTTTCTTATATAGATTTTCTTTTCACCACTTATTAATTCAAATCTTCCCCAGCCGTATTTTTTCTTTGCGCCAATTCCCATTTCTGAAAATTTCTCTAAAGAAACAATTAAAAAATTTAAATCTTCTATTGCCTCTTTTTTAATTTCATTCTTAGATTTATTAAATACTGCATCAAATGGAGTGTAAATTAAAGTGAGAATGTTTTCTTCGCCAGCTGGCACAACTTCAAAAAATATTGGGTTTGTCCCGGACCTTGTTTTTCTTGAGTGTGGATTTATTACTTCAAAATCAATTTTAGAAAAGAACACCGGATAACAGCTCAGTCTTCCTTTTTGAATTTTAATACCTTCATTATTTTTATTTGCAAATAGGTTTATAAGGTTTTCTGTAAGATTATTTATATCAGGACATTTAGCGCCAATTTCTGTTGCAATATAACCACCAAAATTGTTTAAAAGATACTCTATAAATTTCCTTCTAATATCATCTTTATTTTCAGATAGCGGTTTGTTAATCATTTTTTCAACAAAGCTTTTAAATTCTCTTAATTCGTCATTGCCACAGCCAAAAATTCTGAAAAGTTTTAGTGTATATTTTTTAAAGGTATCTAAGGCTTCATTATATTGGGAATTATTTAAGTCTTTTTGAATTTCTTCTTCAATTACTTTTAAAGCAGCTTTTTCAAGGCCGCCTTTTATAGCACTTCCTCTTATCATCGGAAGTTTAATAACCTTCTCTTTTAAAATTGGATTGTTTATTACATAAAATTCATCTTCATCTCTTGAGTGATAGGGGGCTTTTAGTCTTATTCTTGTTTGCATAGCAATGGTGTATGGGATAGAAGAAGGCACCAGGAGTTTGATTTGTTGCAGATTTTCCAAACAAGACGCTCTTTTAATATTAATTTCTATTTGTTTTGATAATTCAAATT
Proteins encoded in this region:
- a CDS encoding RAMP superfamily CRISPR-associated protein is translated as MLDEKREFKNSNHEFYSTIFENEEKENIIIYKIVNKEKFFGFNKLDFENKYFRKVEISNKPLQFELSKQIEINIKRASCLENLQQIKLLVPSSIPYTIAMQTRIRLKAPYHSRDEDEFYVINNPILKEKVIKLPMIRGSAIKGGLEKAALKVIEEEIQKDLNNSQYNEALDTFKKYTLKLFRIFGCGNDELREFKSFVEKMINKPLSENKDDIRRKFIEYLLNNFGGYIATEIGAKCPDINNLTENLINLFANKNNEGIKIQKGRLSCYPVFFSKIDFEVINPHSRKTRSGTNPIFFEVVPAGEENILTLIYTPFDAVFNKSKNEIKKEAIEDLNFLIVSLEKFSEMGIGAKKKYGWGRFELISGEKKIYIRKYDEEIMDNILNKDWEVIPLS